The Cellulosimicrobium sp. ES-005 genome segment GGGCTGAGCGACGCGCTGGGCGACGTGCGCGTCGACGGCGTCCCGACGAACGTGTCGCTGCTGCGCGCGGCGCTCGCGGACCCTGCCGTGGTCGCGGGCACGGCGACCACGGCGACCCTCGCCACGGTGCGGGACCCCGCACCCTGGATCGACGTGCTCGACCCGGGAGTCCTCACGACGGTCCAGGACTGGCCGGGACGCACGGGCTACTGGGGCGTGGGGATCCCGCCGTCGGGACCGATGGACGACCTGTCCTTCCGCGCCGGGAACCGCGCGCTCGGCAACCCCGAGGGCGCGGCCGGGCTCGAGTGCACCCTGGCCGGCCCGACCCTCCGGTTCTCCCACGAGGCCACGGTGTGCGTCACCGGCGCGCCGGCGCCCGTCACGGTCGACGGTGCGCGCGTCCGGCAGTGGGAGCCGGTCGTGATCCCGGCGAGCGGCGTGCTCGCCGTCGGCGCGCCGCACGGCGTCGGGCTGCGGACCTACGTGCTCGTCAGGGGCGGGCTGGACGTCCCGGCGTATCTCGGGTCGGCGGCGACGTTCGTCCTCGGCGCCGTCGGCGGCCAGGCCGGGCGCGCGCTCGGGGCGGGGGACGTGCTGACCCCGGCGGACGGCGCCGCGCTCGCGAGGCATACAGGACCCGCTGCGGGGCGCCACGCCGGGGCCACCGGTGCGCTGCCCGCGGCGACCGGTGGCCGTCGTCCGGGGACGACGCACGGGCCGGGCCCCGTGCCGACCGGCGACCGCCCTCGGATGGGCCACTCGTGGGAGCTCGCCGTGACGACGGGACCGCAGTCCGCGGCGCTCACGGCGGCGGCGCTGGGCCGGCTGCGGACGTCGTGGTGGCGCGTCCTGCCGCACGCGGACCGGACCGGCGTCCGGCTCGCGGGTCCGCCGCTGACGTGGGTGCGGCCCGACGGCGGGGACGCGGGGCTCCACCCGTCCACCGTGCTCGACAACCCGTACTCGGTGGGTGCGCTGAACATCAGCGGGGACACGCCGATCCTGCTCGGACCGGACGGGCCGAGCCTCGGCGGCTTCGTGTGCGCGCTCACCGTCGTCGCGGGCTCCCGGTGGAAGCTCGGGCAGATGCGCCCGGGAGACGTCGTGCGGTTCGTGACCGTCCACGACGACGGCGCCGACCGGCTGCGTCGAGACGACGCCGCCCGCGCGGCGGCGCGCGTCCCGACCGACGTGCGTGCCGTGCGGGGGCGTGACGCCGACGCGTTCCGCGGGGACGACGTCCCGGCGGCACCGGACCCGGCGCCACGCGTCGGCGGCCGGCCGGCCGTCCGCTACCTGCGTGGCGCCGACGACGCGGTGCTCGTCGAGTACGACGGCGGCTCCGGGCTCGACCTGCACGACCGGCTGCGCGTCCACGCGCTCGCGCAGGGGCTCGAGGCAGAGGCCCCCCGGGGGCTGCTCGACGTGACGCCGGGGGTCCGCACGCTCCACGTGCACGTCGACCCGGACACCCTGCCCGTACCGACCCTGGTGGGGCTGCTGCGCGAGCTGGAGCAGGGCCTGCCCCGCAGCGACGCGATCGAGGTCCCGAGCCGCGTGCTCCGGCTTCCGCTGAGCTGGGAGGACCCCGCGATCCGCGACGCCGTCGAGCGGTACGCGGCCGGGGTCCGGTCCGACGCGCCGTGGCTGCCGTCCAACGTCGACTTCGTCCGGCGGGCCAACGGGCTCGCGACCGTCGACGACGTGCGGCGCACCGTCCTCGACGCCGAGTACCTCGTGCTCGGCCTCGGCGACGTGTACCTCGGCGCCCCGCTCGCCGTGCCGGTCGACCCCCGGCACCGCCTGCTCACGTCCAAGTACACCCCCGCTCGCACGTGGACCCCGTCCGACGCCGTCGGGCTCGGGGGCGCGTTCCTGTGCGTGTACGGCATGGCGAGTCCCGGGGGCTACCAGCTCGTCGGCCGGACGATCCCCGTCTGGTCGGCGCACACCCAGCGGCCGCCGTTCCGCCCGGGCGTCCCGTGGCTCTTCCGGTACTTCGACCGGATCGTGTGGGAGCCGGTCGACCCGGCCGAGCTCGCCGAACGACGCGCGGCGGCCCGCGCGGGGGTCCTCGAGGTCCCGGTGGAGGACGGCGTCTTCTCCGGTCGCGAGCACGCCGCGCTCCTCGCCCGGGAGGCGGACGACATCGCGGCGGTCGTGGCGGCGCGGCGCGCCGCGTTCGGGCGCGAGGCCGCGGCCTGGGCCGAGGCGGGGG includes the following:
- the uca gene encoding urea carboxylase, with amino-acid sequence MAATLLVANRGEIACRVLRSARGLGLRTVAVHSDADRGARHVRLADQAVRIGPAPVAESYDDGRRLLDAALAAGADLLHPGYGFRAEDADFAAAVEAAGVAFAGPTPEQLRVLGDKARARVLAQECGLRVLPGSPVLGGLEDALGWAQEIGFPLVLKDAGGGGGTGVHVCRDAEALAAAWRRESSRPGSSGRLFVERHVDRARHLEVQLFGDGAGRVVSLGDRDCSLQRRHQKVVEVAPAPGLDPGVRRALHDGARRLAARVGLRSAATLEALLDVGSGEVTFLEVNPRIQVEHTVTEEVTGVDLMGWMLRLALGDTTVLDDVPPSGPAVRGAAAQARVYAEDVRHGRPVAGTLARLDLPAGRAATDDGGTTADRRRAVRVETGASVGDELGPHADPLVAKVVVRAVSHEAAVAGLSDALGDVRVDGVPTNVSLLRAALADPAVVAGTATTATLATVRDPAPWIDVLDPGVLTTVQDWPGRTGYWGVGIPPSGPMDDLSFRAGNRALGNPEGAAGLECTLAGPTLRFSHEATVCVTGAPAPVTVDGARVRQWEPVVIPASGVLAVGAPHGVGLRTYVLVRGGLDVPAYLGSAATFVLGAVGGQAGRALGAGDVLTPADGAALARHTGPAAGRHAGATGALPAATGGRRPGTTHGPGPVPTGDRPRMGHSWELAVTTGPQSAALTAAALGRLRTSWWRVLPHADRTGVRLAGPPLTWVRPDGGDAGLHPSTVLDNPYSVGALNISGDTPILLGPDGPSLGGFVCALTVVAGSRWKLGQMRPGDVVRFVTVHDDGADRLRRDDAARAAARVPTDVRAVRGRDADAFRGDDVPAAPDPAPRVGGRPAVRYLRGADDAVLVEYDGGSGLDLHDRLRVHALAQGLEAEAPRGLLDVTPGVRTLHVHVDPDTLPVPTLVGLLRELEQGLPRSDAIEVPSRVLRLPLSWEDPAIRDAVERYAAGVRSDAPWLPSNVDFVRRANGLATVDDVRRTVLDAEYLVLGLGDVYLGAPLAVPVDPRHRLLTSKYTPARTWTPSDAVGLGGAFLCVYGMASPGGYQLVGRTIPVWSAHTQRPPFRPGVPWLFRYFDRIVWEPVDPAELAERRAAARAGVLEVPVEDGVFSGREHAALLAREADDIAAVVAARRAAFGREAAAWAEAGELVGSAARATARGGRASAGARDAAGASADLDDPSRTVLRAPLGGVVWRVETPPGRRVTEGTPVVVLEAMKLELPVLSPSDGHVLDVVVRPGDHVRAGDPLAVVDLDT